The Hordeum vulgare subsp. vulgare chromosome 7H, MorexV3_pseudomolecules_assembly, whole genome shotgun sequence DNA window GGGGATCGGCTGCCGCTGCGTGTTCTACTGCTCGTAGTACCGGTTCCTCTGCGGTTTCCGCGTCCAGATCTCCCACATGTTCGTCCCGCGTTAGGCTGTAGCCCCAAAACTAACGCCCGGCAACTCTCGTTTCTACTCTCGCAGTTCTGGACATCAGTTTCAGCTCATGTGTACTTACATACCCTTTTTTTCCCCTTCCTTCCTCGGTAGCTGTCGGTCTCATTTGTTTTGTTGATAGACGCATTTAGGTGCTCCCTTAGGTATCTAGGCAAAGTATGTGTTCAGTATAAATGATGAATCAATCCTTGTAAGGCCTTCCTGAAGGTTTTGTTCATTTGTTGTGGTGCTGTTTATTCGCCAAATGTGCAATCAAGCTCTTGCCCCAATTTGGTAGGGTTATACGTATTCCACCTTGTATCCCTCTGCTTGTTAGGCTATCATGAAGTCGATGATGAGCAGCATAGGGGACGGTTGTAAACATAGAGTATCTTTGCAGCTTGCTTGATGCGAAACGTTCAGCGTTCAAGTCCAGGGTAATGGTTTTTGATCTTTGCCCTTGGATTGGGTGAGGTATCAAACTTTTGTACTACTACCTTTTCCCAACCCTTCCTTTTTTGCTACTAGTACTATATATACTTTTCCCAACTCCATTTTCTGTCTTCGGGTATCTAGCTTTTGTTCCTGTATACTTTTGTTGGTTCTAGCTGCAAATCCTTATGTGCTTAGATGCGCCCTTCACGGGAGATGAACATTTTCGGCAAACTAGATCTGAATTTCTTGTAGGACAAAAGTGAAAATCATTGATACATATTTCCATGGTTTTGACTGCTGAGTTagagcctgtttgggactgctctgctccagaaaattcagctccgctctagaaaacgtaagccaaacggggtagctccacgatataccgctccgcaaaaaaactagaatctggggTCCAACTCCTTGTTTTTTGTGAAGCTCCCTAGGAGGTGCTCCATAGAATTATAGAAGCTGGAGTTGAAagaaaattacccaccactgccaccagtaagtggataccaCTTCGTTTCTTAcctctcatccaatcaaatagatccTTTTCACCAAATTTTCCATCCGTGAAGCTGGAGCTAAATGAgagccaaacattctcttgaaATGGTTGCAAGTCCTATATGAAACTGCTCTAAAGTGGATTTGATGAAGCGGAGCTGATTTTGATGAAGtgaagcagtcccaaacaggcccttaATTTGACATTTAGCATTTCCTGATGTTCCTGATTAAATGCAGAACCTGGCTGTTTTTGCTTTGTCTGAAGTGGATTGTTCATCCTTGCTCATTTTGCTTTAGGAGGAATCTCCATGGCTCTTTATTCATGTTTAATGTTTTAATCAACAACATTCCTAAGTAAGCTTAGCCAAAAGTCATTCTTTTGCTGATGATTTATGTTTCTTTTACAGTTGATGTGCTTGGCAGACCTGGAGTTCGATTATATCAACCAGTTTGATTCATCCTCTCGAATCAATAAAGTGGTTATGCCAGAATTTATAGTGCAGGCACTTCTAAGTGCATTATTCCTCTTAACTGGGCATTGGGCGATGTTCTTGATTTCTGCCCCAATGGTGTACTATAATTATACATTGTAAGTGACTCCTGTCCTCTGGCTGCCTTACAATTTTAAAACAATTGATATGGTTCCTCTAGGCTGTGGTCGGAATATTGTTTATTAAACACTAGCTGCTACATAACCTACCATGCCTAGTTTAACAGAATAACTGAAAGTTGAAATATCGTAACATGCTTCATTTCTCATCATACGCGAGAATTGAGAACTAAAAGAAAATGGGGAAATGGGTGCTGAGGACTGATGCATCTGTTTCATGTGCTGTTAGACTGTTGCTCCTCAAACTTTATTGATAGTAATATCCAGTGATAAGGACTCAAATCTTGTCCTGCTTCAGTCATTGTACTTTGCACATAATGTTCTGAAGATGTTTTCATGATCTAAGTTCTTGGAAAAATAATTGATGCACCTAAGTGCTACAATATCGACATGTTAATTAGTGTGAAAATCTATGAAAGGTAGGTTTATTTAAAGGCCTGCAAATATGGCGTCACTGGTTGGAATCACAAGCAGATAGGCATATACAGTTGCAAATTATGCCTAACATAAAATTGGCAATACATGCTCTGTTGCACCCTTAAAATTTTGCTTTCGTCTTATTTAAAGGGCCTGGAAATATGGCGTCACTGATTGGAATCACAAGCAGCTAGGCATATACAGTTGCAAATTATTACCTAATCTGAAATTGGCAATACATGTTCTGCAGCGGAGCTAAGAATAGGACTTGCACTCTTAAAATTCTGCTTTTGTCTCATATTTGACTTGGAGTTGCAGAGTGCTGACTTGCTGTCAGATTATTCCCACACAAACTGTTTGTACTACCTGAATAACTTATTTAGCACAACACATGGTGTCACATGTAACCTTACTATATCCATTTCTGAACTCATAATTAGCTCTACTTGGTTAGAAGGTTCTCACTGCAAgtttttgcatgtgccattctttgTCTTATATGCTGCCAATGAGCGGAACCTTTTGTTGTCTTTGCAGATACCAGCGGCGGCAGCATCTTGTAGATGTGACAGAGATATTTAACCATCTTTCACGGGAGAAGAAGCGTCGTCTTTTTAAGATAGCTGCTCTTACCATCCTCCTATTCTTGTCCTTATTCTGGTAAACATAACACATACCTACATTATTTGCTATTGGCTGCAAGTCTGCAACCAGCAAAGAAGGAAAATAACCGCCTTTTGTTTCTTTGTTTGTCTTCAGGATGATTTGGAGTGTactggaggaggaagagtagaaTGAGAAAAACACTGTGATAGCTCAACCTGTTTCTGCAGCCATTAGTTAGGTATTACGAGTTTACGACATGGTCCTCGTGGCCTGCTGAACACCTACTCCGATGCCGCTATTATTCATATCAAAGCCTTTTGGATAAATTTAGGGTGTCTGGAGATACTACGCAAGCAGAAGGGCGAAGACAACATGTCCGGGGTGCTGTCTGTTGCTTGCTCCTAGTGAAATCTCCTACTGTTGTAGCGTGTAACATAACATGTAAGTTAGGAGCCACTCCCTATTTATTTGATTGTGCATCCGTTCATATGGGGCAAAGGAATTGCTGCGCCCAACTGTGCATTGTTTTGCTCCGACCGACGCCATTTTCGTGTTTTGTGCTGCCTTGCACCTTTAAACACCGTTGattatgttgatgttgttgtcgattTGTATTGTACTAGTTGATTGATGGGTATCCAAGCAGAGTAGGCATTTCAATTTGGAGTGCAATCAGGGGGGCTCGTTTCATGTTTCAATTAATTGATACGTACCAAGTGGTATAGATTTTCATTTCTGGATGCATTTTGTTTCAGTTTATTGATAAGTGGTACAAAGTCTGTTCCTTAATAAGTCTTTCTAGAAATTTCAATATGTACTAGAtacagtgaatctacactctaaaatatgtctatatgccCTTCGTATATAGTGTGtattgaaatatcttaaaagacttatatttagaaacagagggagtataaggtATGTCCTGTTATCCTCCCGgcatatataaataaataattaccTGAACTCAGTCAGAAGACCGGAAACTGTTTTATTTCAGATGAACGAAAACACGCCACTAATCTGAGTAATCACAACCATTAGCTCTCGCCTCTCGGGTAGGGAAGAACTACTCTTATTTTGCCTGGCTTGGATCAAAATACAGCAGTAATAATAGTATAACTAGCAGCACCATAAGAACTCATGGACCATCTCTCTCCAGACCCATGCTCATGCAACAAGCAGGCTTCTTCTCAGTAGGGCTCCACCGGCGCCCTGAAGTTTGCTCCGGCGTACACCGCGGCATCGCCGAGCTCCTCTTCGATCCTCAGCAGCTGCAGCGAGCACAAACAAGAAGCCTCGGAATTCAGAACGCAGAACATATAGCATGTGGAAAGATGGCTATGGTGTCGCCGCTGTAACCCTGAACTTCATGCCATATACGGAGTATATACCTGGTTGTATTTGGCCAGACGCTCGGACCTGCAGGGAGCTCCAGTCTTGATCTGGCCCTGCAACAAACAAGTCAAGAAAAGATGAGTACGATGCCACCACCGAACCATGAATGAGTGCAATGAAAAGTGCAAGTATTTCAAGCTCTGGTTCGGCCGAAAGCCGTGCCGTCATACCGTGGCCAGGCCGACCGAGAGGTCGGCAATGAAGGTGTCCTCCGTCTCGCCGCTGCAGAGGGCAGGAAGAATGTTCAGTGCAAACAGCTCATATGGCAAATGCAAAACCCTTTTGCCAAGAGTGAGTTTGACAAACTTTGCAAATTTGCACTTCTTTTACCTCCTGTGGCTCGCCATCACTCCCCACCCGGCGCGCTTGGACATACTGACGGCTTCGATGCTCTCCGTCACCGAGCCTATCTGATTCACCTGTTTGATATAAACCAAGTGATATTATTAGTAGTGTCTTTCCTTTCAAAAGCCAAATCAACGGATTCAGGCAGAGAATGATGGTGCTACCTTGAGAAGAAGGGCATTGCAGGTCTTCTCACCGATCGCCTTGGCAACCCTCTGCAGAATCCAAACAGGGCATCAATAAAGCTCGTAGGAATGTTTTTTCTCTGGCAAACCCAGAGATATACCGGTGAATATGTGGGCTTTACCGTGGGGTTAGTGACAAGAAGGTCATCTCCGACAATCTGCACCTGCTGCCCAACCTCACCGGTCATCTTGGCATAGGTGGCCCAGTCGTCCTGGTCGAACGGGTCCTCGATTGACACGATAGGGTACTCGGAGACGAAGGACTTGTACAGATCTTTCAGGCTGTCGCCCGAGATTTTGTGCGAACCGTCATTGTTCTGTTCAGTTATGCCATTTGATGTTAGACAATATATGTTAGGCCTGTTTTTTCATTGAATGTGACACACAAACACACAAACTCATCTATCTGCAGTTGCGCAAAGGACGATTGAGCATAGGAGAACAGGAGAGCAAGGTGGAAATCTTACGTCCTCCTTGAAGTTAAGGTCATAGGTCTGATCCTTCTCACTGTAGAATTTAGAAGCAGCAACATCCATTCCAATAACCACCTGCCCCACAAAAATAGAACTCAATGTTGTGCAACGATAAATTAAATCCAATGGCTGAATCATGGTCTAAGTAAAGAGGAAAAAGATGAATTACCTTTCCAGTGTAGCCAGCCTTGGCTATAGCTGCCTTCAGCAGTTCAAGGCCCTCCTTGTTTTCCTGCATAATTATTTGGCATTAAAAAAAAATCGTAAATCGGTTTTTGAATTCACGTATTCGACATAAGTAAGGCAACTTGTCCTACTCTCTACCCAGTTTTCCATTAGTGTTCCCTACATCTTACTGATACACATAAAAAAAAAACTTTGCGCTACCCTATATTTGCAGCAGAGAACCGTATGGGGCTTACCTGAATGTTAGGTGCAAAGCCGCCTTCATCCCCAACGTTTGTGGCGTCTTGACCATACTTCTTCTTGATTATGCTCTGCATACAAAAATATATATCAGCATTCATCCCAACTGCATATTCTGAAGTTGAGACACGCTATCATAAGGGTTTAGATGTTGTGTTCACCTTGAGGTGGTGGTACACCTCAACTCCCATCTTCATGGCCTCCTTGAACGAGGCGGCGCCGGTTGGGAGGATCATGAACTCCTGAATGTACAGCAATTATATGAGAATCGTCACATATATATCTGAAACATGTTATCAGAAATTCCATTCATGCTAGATCTGCAAGCAATTTTACCTGCATGGCAAGCTTGTTCCCGGCGTGAGAACCTCCGTTGATCACATTGAAAGCAGGCACGGGCAGCACGAGGGTCTTGTTCCCAGCAAGGTTTGCGATGTGCTGCAAACAGATGATACCAACTTAAGCACCACATCCTCTAGCAATTCAGCCGATGGCCAGCCTGGGCAGGTAGTTGAGTTTTTGACAGACCTGGTAAAGAGGGATCTTGTTGACCATGGCACCGGCCTTGCACACTGCAAGCGACACCGCGAGGATCGCGTTTGCCCCGAGCTTTTTTAAACGAAATCATCAGTACATGAACTATTGAAATGTTTTTCTGAACACTTATGCAAAGAGTTAGTATATACGCAGTAGTATGTACCTTCTGCTTGCACCAGCCCCACTCGTTGGAGGTCCCGTCGAGTTCTTGGACCATGAAGTTGTCGATGTCGGCCTGCTCCGTCGGATCCTTTCCGATGAGCGCCGGTCCGATGATGGCGTTTACGTTGTTCACAGCCTGAAAGAAAGATATGGCACGGTCCGGTCAGCGGCGCTCGAGTATATATGGAGTTGATCTTAATTCCTCATCTGTGCAAGAGCCAAGAATTGACTGTGACTGGTGAAGTAGGGACCTTGAGAACTCCTTTGCCGAGGTAATCGGAGCCTCCATCCCTCAGCTCCAGGGCCTCGTAGATTCCTGGTCATGAACAACTGAAGTGTGAAGAGAAGACATGGCGGAGCGGAGGAGAAGGCAGGGGTAGGGGTAGGGGTAGGTACCGGTGGAGGCGCCGCTGGGCACGGCGCCCCTGGCGAAGCTCCCGTCGCTGAGCCCGATATCCACCTGAATGGAACCCAGATCAAATTCAGACAAACGGTGGAGCGTATTCAGAAATCAGAACAGACCAAGTAGTGGATGAATTCCCGATGGGTACCTCGACGGTGGGGTTGCCGCGGCTGTCGAAGATCTGCCGCGCCTTCACCGACTGGATCGTCGTCGTCGACGCCATGGACGCTAGCTAAGCTATCTCAAAACCTTGAATTCGCGTGCGCGTGTGTGCTCGTTCGTTTCTGGCtgtgtgtatatatgtatgtgtgtgtgcgctTGTAGCTGAGGTAGGCGGGGCGGCATGGCTTGGCTACTTGTAGTTGTAGGCGTGGGTGGAGGGAGGGGCGGTGTGGGGCCCACTTGCCAGCCAGCGTTGTCGCCGGATTCATGGTCCGTACACGTGCTTTGCCGGGGTTGGGTTGGGTTGCTTGGAGGAGGGGGCAGTGCAGAATGGACTTGGGAATTAAGTCAGGCGCATGCCCGTCTTTCGTGTTAAACAAGTCCAGTGGCGGAGCTAGAAGAAAATTGAAGGGTGTGCACACCTCAGAAAAAAAAAAACTCAACCTGGTTGTTTGGACTAAATAAGTACTTCCttcgttcccaaatataagtctttaaagaggttttattcgtagactacatacggatgtatatagacatactttagagtgtagattcgttcattttgcttcgtatgtagacttctagtaaaatatcttaaaagacttatatttagaaacggagggagtatatattaaaaatatatttaaattatGGATGAGCCACAACCCGCCGTGACTACACGGGGGCTCCACCACTGAACAAGTCTACGTACAACGATTCTGCTGCTCCCTGCGTTTCTAAATATATGTAATTcgtaatgaaatctttaaaaagatttaCATTTAGAAAAAAGAATGGAGGAAGTACTTTGCAAGAGTACCCGACAGAAAATGATACTAACAAAAAGAAAAACCTGGGGGAACATTTCAAAGTTGATCTGCTCAGGTGAAACCATTTTGAATTCAATTTGTTTTCCCGACGCAGAAGGATGGATGAAATCGTTGCCTTTAGATGGTGACCCTTTTTTTTATCCCGGGTGGGGCACTGTGGTTAGGTTAGGTTGGGGTTAGGCAGCTCAGCCATCTTGCAAGTTAATCAAAGCGAGGCCAAGGGGAAACTTCTCCTCCGGCACGGTGAACTTGAATGAGGAGTGCAGCTCTGTCGAGCTCTCAGCCTATAGAGGGAATACTCATCACAAAATAAAAACCACGTATCATGTGCAGTGGTGTTCCTGATGAAAAGTCTAAGTCGATGATATGATCTTATATCCTATAGAGGGAGTGCAGCTCTGTCGAGCTCTCATATCATCCTATCCTAGGGCCGGGATCTCGAACCTTTGTCCGGACAGATACGTCGGCTGATCACGACACACTGGGTTTACTGTGTTTTTTTTGTAGGGACACTTGGTTTACTGTAGTGCTAGCTCATATCACAAAATAAAAAACCACGTGTCATGTGCAGTGGTGTTCCTGATGAAAAGTCAGGTCGATGATATATGCTCTTGTCTCTTTTTCGTTTTTTGCCATGGAAAAGGAAGTTCTCTTCTTCCTCGATTTTATGCTGCTGTCGAAAACCGTTTCCTCGCTTTATCTCTCTTGGCGAATTAGAACGGAAGAAAATTCCATCAGAGAACACATGTCCTGTATGTATGCAGATAGGTGCGGACTTCAGTAGGTTAGTCAAAAGTCTGTCAAAATTGCTGGTCAGCTATATTGTTGGCTAGCTAGTGTTTTGGGCTCTGCTGAGATTGTTAGCTCGTGCCGGTTTCCATTCTTTGTTTTtcgcaaaaaagagagaaaaaaaaactttCATTCTCTGAATAGATTCTGCAGCATGTGTATTTCAAACACACTACGGACACAAAAACGCTTATGTACACGCATATAATCATCCTACGAACAGGCACACACACATCATACTTCTATGAACACATTTGAGAATCAAGCTGGCatattatcttgaaattttacaaAGTAACCGTAAAAGCGTCTCGTAGTCGACGAAAACGTCTTCTTCCACTGAACGTGCATCGCCGAAATTCCTGAAATAAATTTAGGATAAATGCGAACACCAGGATTTGATCCATGTTTTGTTACGTCAAGCTGACAACAGCCTCACAACGCCTAAGGTCTAAATTTTACAACTCACTTCCATCCATATTAGTCATCCCTAAAACGGATGTATCATTTTTATTAATATGGATCCCATTTATAGCAAATATATGAACGGGCTGAGGGTGATAGCGGATATGACTGCTCCTGCAGTCCTGCCTGTGCAATTATACAGCACTACTGGTTCAATGATGCAACAGAGAGGTCTCTACCTTAATTTAGGATACTGGCTGACTTCAATTTGTAAGCGtttgaaaacaaaacaaaagctaCATTATTGACTAGCTAGCCAATGTTTAGGGTTAGCATATATAATTACAGCAATCTGCATATCTTGTGTGTTGGGTCAAccgaacatatatatatatagcgctCCATTTCGTTTTCCATTACCAAATATAGTTCTTGCAGCATGCTCCGTTACGCGAAGCTGTCGTCATCCTCAAGCCAAGCTTAATTGTCATTATTTTTAAGCAATAATGGGTTCGACTCCCTTGAAGATATATAAGAGGGCGGTAACGAATTCGACTAAGCTTGTCCCTGCAATTATGCAGACACTACTCTATTAGCTAAATGATGCAAGAATCTGTGTGTGCTTTTGTACTGTTTTATTCATTAGAGATTAAGTTATTATGTTCCTCTATGATGGCGTGCCAGGTACGTCACCTTCAGGGTCATGCACATATTTATCCTTTTGTTTGGCGGATTATACTTTGATTTACGATAAAGTTCAGAACAATCATTTGTTTTACTATTTTTTATTAAGAGAATAATCCTTAATCTGCTTCTCCCCCAGTAAGTATGAGGATGGTTAGGCTGATGACGACGACGGTAAAAAAAAACTAAGTGGGCTGGACATTCAAAAGGAACAAAAGAATAAATGGGCTTGAGCTATttggtgattgaagaattttttaTAACAAAAGAGCAAACAGCCCATCTTCTGGGTTATTTTCCATGAAATAATAGGTTACGGTTTGATTGACTCAATCTCGAGTCTGGACGGGAAAATCCTATTCGCCGTACGTCATATTTCGATCTATTGCACAAGAGATCGCGAGCGAGCGTTGAACTGGGCTGGCCTGTTAACGCGTTCGGCATTTCCGGTCTTGGTTTCAGTTTTGGtaaccttctagaaggttcctaaACCAGGTtttccttttttctccttttttgttgttgtttcttgtttctcctttttttctgtttaatgttttttctttcctttttctatttctttAAAGTATTTCAAAACTTTGTTCAGTATTTCAAtttattttttgaatattttctaatttttttcattgttttgaacaATATCCGCATTTTTAAAAAATGGCCACAAATTCGAATTTTGTTCctattttcttaataaatgttgaaattttcaaaaatgctcattaatttttattttttacataAATTGAAAAGGTCCGAGTTTAAAAAATGTATAGGAATTTTCAAAAGTGGTCCTGTTTCATAATTTTGTTCGAAACTTTAAAAATATTAGGAATTCCATAACAATTACTTTTttcaaaaatttgttcacaaattggAAAATGTTCAACGTTCAAAAAAATTCCAGGAATTAAAAAATACATTCATGGTTTCAAAATTCGCTCAGAAATTAAAAAATGATCGTGTTTCATAAAATGTTCAAGTATTTCATAAAATGTTTGCAGTTTCAATTTTCCTTTCGCAATTTAATGAAATATTCCATTTTGAATTTTTATATTCACTAATTGAAAAAATGTCctgttttgattttgttttgtaaTATCATCAAATATTCCATTTTCAAACATTCATTCAGAAGTTCAGAAGTTGTTCacagtttcttttttttctttccaaatttcataatttgttcacaaattcaaaaaatggtTAATGTTTTTGAAAAGCAATTCTTATTTTTGCAATATTTTTGTTTCACATATTTGAAAGATGTTCCTATCTCCAAAAATTTGTTCAGAAATATAAAAATTGTTCGCACTTTTTCAATATAAAcacttttataaaaatgttcactGCAGCAACTAGTTTGGCTTCGCTATGATATTCCTATTCACTACTGTAGTCCAGTGGGATTTAGTTCTTAAAATTATGCGCTGCTTTTGTAAGAACCATACTAGTGCACTGGACTGGTTATGTGTGTGCGGTCGGAAGCAGTTGATCTACTGTTGGAATCCCAAAATCATGCTGCTTTTGTTTTTTGCCATCTTTTTGGTCCTATGGTACCGCTTGACGGCCCGGCCAGTCGGGGCTAACTTCTGTGCATGCGGCCCCCAATTTGACGCAAAGAGCTTCAACATAAGGGAAATCGCTATTTGCCGCTCTTTGCGTCAAGATGCCGGGGCTTCGCACACGAATCAAGAGGGAACGACCTGATCTGGGCCGGCCCGTTGCAGTGATCCCGGTTTTGGCAAGCTTCTACACTTTGTAAGACGATTTTTTTTTTCAGTTTTGGGCATATTCTAGAAGGTTCCCtgaacctttttttttctttattttttagttttttgGTTTCTGTTTCAAATTTTTTTACATTTTCAGAAAATGTACGCAATTTTTAGAAATTGTTCCTGAAATCCAAAAAATGTTTTTGATTTTCAGATAAATGTTctagaatttcaaaaaatgtcttGGATTTTCTAAAcgtttttccaaaaatgttcgttTTTTCGAATATAGTTCTCAACATTAAAACAAATGTGCGTATTTTCAAGAAAAGTTCATGTTTATgaattttctcaggatttttcaaaattattcGGATTTCTAAAATTTGTttttcaagattcaaaaaatgttcgtactTTTTAAAAcgtgttcgcgcttccaaatttgttccggGTTTTAGAaatctttt harbors:
- the LOC123409931 gene encoding protein cornichon homolog 4-like, which gives rise to MVFVWLAAFFLVVTLIVLVIFQLMCLADLEFDYINQFDSSSRINKVVMPEFIVQALLSALFLLTGHWAMFLISAPMVYYNYTLYQRRQHLVDVTEIFNHLSREKKRRLFKIAALTILLFLSLFWMIWSVLEEEE
- the LOC123409930 gene encoding enolase 1, which gives rise to MASTTTIQSVKARQIFDSRGNPTVEVDIGLSDGSFARGAVPSGASTGIYEALELRDGGSDYLGKGVLKAVNNVNAIIGPALIGKDPTEQADIDNFMVQELDGTSNEWGWCKQKLGANAILAVSLAVCKAGAMVNKIPLYQHIANLAGNKTLVLPVPAFNVINGGSHAGNKLAMQEFMILPTGAASFKEAMKMGVEVYHHLKSIIKKKYGQDATNVGDEGGFAPNIQENKEGLELLKAAIAKAGYTGKVVIGMDVAASKFYSEKDQTYDLNFKEDNNDGSHKISGDSLKDLYKSFVSEYPIVSIEDPFDQDDWATYAKMTGEVGQQVQIVGDDLLVTNPTRVAKAIGEKTCNALLLKVNQIGSVTESIEAVSMSKRAGWGVMASHRSGETEDTFIADLSVGLATGQIKTGAPCRSERLAKYNQLLRIEEELGDAAVYAGANFRAPVEPY